One Vigna unguiculata cultivar IT97K-499-35 chromosome 11, ASM411807v1, whole genome shotgun sequence DNA window includes the following coding sequences:
- the LOC114168633 gene encoding probable alpha,alpha-trehalose-phosphate synthase [UDP-forming] 7, producing MMSRSYTNLLDLASGNFPAMGRETRERRRMPRVMSVPGFLTEVDDDQAVSVSSDNPSTITTDRMIIVANQLPLKAKRREDNKGWSFSWNEDSLLLQLKDGLPDDMEVLYVGSLRVDIDPAEQDDVSQNLLDKFKCVPTFLPADVLAKFYDGFCKRQLWPLFHYMLPFSTDKSHRFDRTLWEAYVLANKLFFQKVVEIINPEDDYIWIHDYHLMVLPTFIRRRFNRVKMGFFLHSPFPSSEIYRTLPVREEILKALLNSDIIGFHTFDYARHFLSCCSRMLGLEYQSKRGYLGLEYYGRTISIKIMPVGIHMGRIDSVMRMAVEETTVKELKHKFQGKTILLGVDDMDIFKGINLKILAMEQMLRQHPKWQGRAVLVQIVNPARGKGIHLEEIHAEIQESCTRINRVFGRPGYEPIVFIDRAVSIAEKIAYYSIAECVIVTAVRDGMNLTPYEYIACRQGISDSESCSNASDPKKSMLVISEFIGCSPSLSGAIRVNPWNVEATSEAMNEAISMSDGEKQLRHEKHYRYVSTHDVAYWSRSFLQDMERACTDLLRKRCWGIGLSFGFRVVALDPNFKKLSIDAMVSAYKRSKSRAILLDYDGTVMPQNSINKSPSKEVLSIMESLSADPKNIVFIVSGRGRESLSEWFTPCKKLGIAAEHGYFLRWGHNGEWEICGKSSDFGWMQIAEPVMKLYTEATDGSSIERKESALVWQYRDADLGFGSSQAKEMLDHLESVLANEPVAVKSGQFIVEVKPQDVSKGLVAERIFSSMDGKGKQADFVLCVGDDRSDEDMFEIVSSAISRNILAPNASVFACTVGQKPSKAKYYLDDTTEVTSMLESLAEESDSSPCIQETVDSSRRQVQVSLI from the exons ATGATGTCCAGATCGTATACAAATCTTTTAGATTTGGCCTCTGGGAATTTCCCGGCAATGGGGAGGGAGACTAGGGAAAGGAGGCGGATGCCGAGGGTTATGAGTGTTCCAGGGTTTCTCACTGAGGTAGATGATGATCAGGCAGTTAGTGTTTCCTCTGATAACCCGTCGACAATTACTACGGATAGAATGATCATTGTGGCTAACCAGTTACCATTGAAGGCAAAGCGAAGAGAGGACAACAAAGGGTGGTCTTTCAGTTGGAATGAAGATTCGTTACTTTTACAGCTTAAGGATGGACTTCCGGATGATATGGAAGTTCTTTATGTTGGTTCCTTACGCGTTGATATTGATCCAGCAGAACAGGATGACGTGTCTCAGAATTTGTTGGATAAATTCAAATGTGTTCCGACTTTTTTACCTGCTGACGTTTTGGCAAAATTTTATGATGGTTTTTGTAAAAGGCAATTATGGCCCCTTTTTCATTACATGCTACCATTTTCAACAGACAAAAGCCATCGATTTGATCGCACTTTGTGGGAAGCTTATGTGCTAGCAAACAAGCTATTTTTTCAGAAGGTAGTTGAAATAATAAACCCTGAGGATGATTACATTTGGATTCATGATTACCATTTGATGGTGCTGCCAACTTTTATAAGAAGGCGTTTTAACAGGGTTAAAATGGGATTTTTCCTGCATAGCCCCTTTCCATCTTCAGAGATTTACAGGACTCTTCCTGTAAGGGAAGAGATACTGAAAGCTTTGCTGAACTCTGATATCATCGGATTCCATACCTTTGACTATGCTCGTCATTTCCTTTCCTGCTGCAGTCGTATGTTGGGTCTGGAGTATCAGTCTAAGAGGGGTTATTTAGGATTGGAGTATTATGGAAGGACAATCAGTATTAAGATTATGCCTGTTGGGATTCACATGGGTCGGATTGATTCAGTCATGAGAATGGCAGTTGAGGAGACCACGGTTAAGGAGCTCAAACATAAATTCCAAGGGAAAACCATCTTACTTGGTGTTGATGACATGGACATTTTTAAAGGCATAAATTTGAAGATTTTGGCGATGGAGCAGATGCTCAGACAGCATCCCAAATGGCAAGGAAGAGCTGTTCTGGTCCAAATAGTTAATCCTGCTAGAGGGAAAGGGATACATCTGGAAGAGATACATGCTGAAATACAAGAAAGCTGCACCAGGATCAACAGAGTGTTTGGGCGGCCTGGTTATGAACCTATTGTTTTTATAGATAGAGCAGTATCTATTGCTGAAAAAATTGCCTATTACAGCATTGCTGAGTGTGTTATTGTCACAGCTGTAAGGGATGGAATGAACCTAACTCCTTATGAATATATTGCTTGTAGACAGGGAATATCTGATTCTGAATCATGTTCCAATGCCAGTGACCCAAAGAAGAGTATGCTGGTGATATCAGAATTTATTGGGTGTTCTCCATCACTTAGTGGGGCAATCCGTGTCAATCCATGGAATGTTGAAGCAACTTCAGAGGCAATGAATGAGGCCATCTCAATGAGTGATGGGGAGAAACAGTTGCGGCATGAGAAGCATTACCGGTATGTCAGCACCCATGATGTGGCTTACTGGTCACGTAGTTTTTTGCAAGACATGGAGCGGGCTTGCACAGATCTTCTAAGGAAGAGATGTTGGGGAATAGGTCTTAGCTTTGGATTTAGAGTTGTGGCACTTGATCCTAATTTTAAAAAGCTCTCAATTGATGCTATGGTCTCAGCTTACAAGAGGTCAAAGAGTAGGGCAATTTTGTTGGACTATGATGGTACTGTGATGCCGCAGAACTCCATTAACAAGAGTCCAAGCAAGGAGGTCTTGTCTATTATGGAATCACTTAGTGCAGAcccaaaaaatattgttttcattGTTAGTGGAAGGGGGAGAGAGAGCTTAAGTGAGTGGTTTACTCCCTGCAAAAAACTTGGAATTGCTGCAGAACATGGGTACTTCTTGAG ATGGGGCCACAATGGAGAATGGGAAATTTGTGGTAAGTCCTCCGACTTTGGATGGATGCAGATAGCTGAACCTGTGATGAAACTATATACTGAGGCAACTGATGGCTCCTcaattgaaagaaaagaaagtgctTTAGTCTGGCAGTACCGTGATGCAGACCTTGGTTTTGGATCTTCTCAGGCTAAGGAAATGTTAGATCATCTAGAAAGTGTTTTGGCCAATGAGCCTGTTGCCGTGAAGAGTGGCCAGTTTATTGTTGAAGTAAAACCACAG GATGTGAGCAAAGGTTTGGTGGCCGAAAGGATATTTTCGTCAATGGACGGTAAAGGCAAGCAGGCTGACTTTGTGCTGTGTGTTGGTGATGACAGATCAGATGAGGACATGTTTGAAATAGTTAGTAGTGCAATCTCAAGGAATATTCTTGCCCCCAATGCTTCTGTCTTTGCTTGCACGGTTGGACAAAAGCCAAGCAAAGCAAAGTATTATCTGGATGATACAACCGAGGTAACAAGCATGCTAGAATCTTTGGCCGAAGAATCAGATTCTTCACCCTGCATACAAGAAACTGTGGATTCCTCTCGGAGGCAAGTTCAGGTTTCTCTGATTTAG